In the genome of Drosophila yakuba strain Tai18E2 chromosome 3R, Prin_Dyak_Tai18E2_2.1, whole genome shotgun sequence, one region contains:
- the LOC6535998 gene encoding transient receptor potential channel pyrexia isoform X2: MENLGYKEGSTKPRRMTRSISVVTKTEVEQPLTENNANNRFKSIPPNLMVRWRNNTDAMIEAQYPTAGEFEYMECGPSPPAESAPSMYDSFEEPTSELSVQICNDTLRISLIDQMKSAAGRVKLFEDIEQSNVVAEGIRTHFESASKLEKNLCYLWAAYLKRWDLIESLLEAGADLHFCDQNGISALHLCAFSGCLATLGLLVAKGLNVNLQSKCYTPLHCAAFGNAAEAAKLLINNGADISKDTSKPNCEESLLHCAVRSNALECLQIFIAEGADVNSLKPNGTNAIHLAADLGNLQCLEALLNAPNADANVRICIREKESTALHLAADEGNVECVDLLLAKGADAKLKNHRGFTPLHLAARTSSLDCVESLLRNGNADANAEDFDHRTPLHAAVGKSENAYDIMETLIQWGANVNHKDIYGFTALHLAALDGLVQCVEMLIFHGADVTTKSKKGTSALNVITRKTPASVAMIRQKLDAAITLHHSQDPVNREVELELDFRQLLQHCHPREISYLNTFVDEGQKEILEHPLCSSFLYIKWGKIRKYYIGRLIFCFSFVLFLTLYVLTALAHNCYNGSKNDNTTIPAQELCQKQSILGDMLRNNPFVMEMQWWVLVAITIVEIFRKLYGITGYSSFRHYVTQVENIMEWFVITSVFVISYIYTNKTYTFQNHIGAFAVLLGWTNLMLMIGQLPVFDVYVAMYTRVQGEFAKLFMAYSCMLIGFTISFCVIFPSSSSFANPFMGFITVLVMMIGEQDLSLLINDPEGKDPPFLLEVSAQITFVLFLLFVTIILMNLLVGIAVHDIQGLKKTAGLSKLVRQTKLISYIESALFNGYLPTWLRNLLHYTALVSPQAYRVVLCVKPLNPSEKRLPREILMKAYEVGKMRKHFGHTVSSKNSAENYLSYKNKYNNNNGATTGYVLPDADPDAGQFTTLTTKIDDNADRIEFLTQEIQELKQALISQQQQASKVIDKLLIVISNQQKQNLRK, translated from the exons ATGGAGAATCTTGGCTATAAGGAGGGCAGCACCAAGCCCCGTCGCATGACACGTTCGATCAGCGTCGTTACCAAGACCGAAGTGGAACAGCCGCTCACGGAGAATAATGCAAATAACCG GTTCAAATCGATTCCACCCAACTTGATGGTGCGATGGCGGAACAACACTGACGCCATGATTGAAGCCCAGTATCCGACCGCTGGAGAATTCGAATACATGGAGTGTGGACCGTCGCCGCCGGCGGAGAGTGCGCCGAGCATGTACGACAGCTTCGAGGAACCGACCAGCGAGCTGAGCGTCCAGATATGCAACGATACGCTGCGGATCAGCCTAATCGACCAGATGAAGAGCGCAGCGGGCCGCGTCAAGCTCTTTGAGGACATCGAGCAGAGCAACGTGGTGGCCGAGGGCATACGAACGCACTTTGAGTCCGCCTCAAAGCTGGAGAAGAATCTCTGCTACCTGTGGGCCGCGTACCTGAAGCGCTGGGATCTGATCGAGAGTCTGCTGGAGGCGGGAGCCGACCTGCACTTCTGCGATCAAAATGGAATATCAGCCTTGCACCTGTGCGCCTTTAGTGGCTGTTTGGCCACCTTGGGCCTTCTGGTGGCCAAGGGCTTGAATGTTAATCTGCAGTCCAAATGCTACACGCCTCTGCACTGCGCAGCCTTTGGAAATGCTGCGGAGGCGGCAAAGTTACTGATCAACAATGGGGCGGACATATCCAAGGACACCAGCAAGCCGAACTGCGAGGAGAGCCTGCTGCACTGCGCAGTGCGATCCAACGCCCTGGAGTGTCTGCAGATCTTTATTGCCGAAGGCGCCGATGTCAACTCGCTCAAACCGAATGGCACCAATGCCATTCACCTGGCAGCTGATCTGGGCAATCTTCAGTGTCTGGAAGCCTTGCTGAATGCCCCCAATGCAGACGCCAATGTGCGTATCTGCATCCGTGAAAAGGAGTCCACCGCCTTGCATCTGGCAGCAGATGAGGGCAACGTGGAGTGTGTGGACTTACTCCTGGCCAAAGGTGCTGATGCCAAGCTGAAGAACCACCGAGGCTTCACACCGCTCCACCTAGCAGCTAGAACTTCCAGTCTGGATTGCGTTGAATCGTTGTTGAGGAATGGTAATGCCGACGCCAATGCCGAGGACTTCGATCACCGTACTCCACTTCACGCGGCGGTGGGAAAATCCGAGAACGCCTACGACATCATGGAGACTCTCATCCAGTGGGGTGCCAATGTCAACCATAAGGATATTTACGGGTTTACAGCTCTTCACCTGGCTGCGTTGGATGGGTTGGTACAGTGCGTCGAAATGCTAATATTTCACGGAGCGGATGTAACCACCAAATCGAAGAAAGGTACCTCCGCGTTGAACGTTATTACCCGGAAGACCCCGGCTTCGGTGGCTATGATCAGACAAAAACTGGACGCAGCCATAACGCTGCACCACTCGCAA GACCCCGTGAACCGTGAGGTGGAATTGGAGCTGGACTTCCGTCAGCTGCTGCAGCACTGTCATCCGCGCGAGATCAGCTACCTAAACACGTTCGTCGACGAGGGCCAGAAGGAGATCCTAGAACACCCGCTTTGCTCCTCGTTCCTGTACATCAAGTGGGGCAAGATCCGCAAGTACTATATTGGCAGGCTGATCTTCTGCTTCAGCTTTGTGCTCTTTCTCACTCTCTACGTGCTGACTGCTTTGGCCCACAACTGCTACAATGGTAGCAAGAACGACAACACGACTATTCCAGCGCAGGAGTTATGCCAGAAGCAATCCATCTTGGGAGACATGCTTAGGAACAACCCCTTTGTGATGGAGATGCAATGGTGGGTTCTGGTTGCAATCACCATAGTGGAGATATTTCGAAAGCTATATGGCATTACGGGCTACTCGTCATTTCGGCACTACGTAACGCAGGTGGAGAACATTATGGAGTGGTTCGTGATAACCAGCGTGTTTGTTATATCATATATCTACACGAACAAGACGTACACGTTTCAAAACCATATAGGCGCCTTCGCCGTGCTGCTTGGTTGGACCAATCTCATGTTGATGATAGGCCAGCTTCCAGTGTTCGATGTCTATGTGGCCATGTACACGAGAGTCCAAGGGGAATTCGCAAAGCTGTTTATGGCCTACTCCTGCATGCTGATTGGTTTCACCATCAGTTTCTGTGTTATCTTtccatcgtcgtcgtcgtttgCCAATCCGTTTATGGGTTTCATAACAGTGCTGGTGATGATGATTGGTGAACAGGATTTATCGCTCCTGATCAACGATCCGGAAGGCAAAGATCCACCTTTTCTGCTAGAAGTCAGCGCACAAATCACCTTCGTTCTGTTCCTGCTATTTGTGACCATCATTCTGATGAACCTCCTCGTAGGCATAGCAGTACACGATATCCAGGGATTGAAGAAGACGGCGGGACTATCAAAGCTAGTGCGACAAACGAAGCTAATCAGCTACATAGAGTCGGCGCTATTCAACGGCTACCTTCCGACATGGCTGCGGAACTTACTTCATTACACAGCTCTGGTCTCTCCCCAAGCCTATAGAGTGGTTTTATGTGTCAAGCCACTGAATCCCAGCGAGAAACGCTTGCCCAGAGAAATCCTGATGAAGGCTTATGAAGTGGGAAAGATGCGCAAGCATTTCGGTCATACTGTCTCCTCAAAAAACTCGGCCGAAAACTATTTGTCGTACAAGAACAAgtataacaacaataatggcGCCACGACCGGATATGTACTACCCGATGCGGACCCGGATGCCGGGCAATTCACCACACTAACCACAAAGATCGATGACAATGCTGATCGGATCGAGTTCCTCACCCAGGAGATCCAAGAGCTAAAGCAGGCACTCAtctcgcagcagcagcaagccAGCAAAGTGATCGACAAGCTGCTGATTGTGATCTCCAATCAGCAAAAGCAGAATCTGCGCAAATAG
- the LOC6535998 gene encoding transient receptor potential channel pyrexia isoform X4: MKLEIENSSLANWHHPWIWLQTVFKSIPPNLMVRWRNNTDAMIEAQYPTAGEFEYMECGPSPPAESAPSMYDSFEEPTSELSVQICNDTLRISLIDQMKSAAGRVKLFEDIEQSNVVAEGIRTHFESASKLEKNLCYLWAAYLKRWDLIESLLEAGADLHFCDQNGISALHLCAFSGCLATLGLLVAKGLNVNLQSKCYTPLHCAAFGNAAEAAKLLINNGADISKDTSKPNCEESLLHCAVRSNALECLQIFIAEGADVNSLKPNGTNAIHLAADLGNLQCLEALLNAPNADANVRICIREKESTALHLAADEGNVECVDLLLAKGADAKLKNHRGFTPLHLAARTSSLDCVESLLRNGNADANAEDFDHRTPLHAAVGKSENAYDIMETLIQWGANVNHKDIYGFTALHLAALDGLVQCVEMLIFHGADVTTKSKKGTSALNVITRKTPASVAMIRQKLDAAITLHHSQDPVNREVELELDFRQLLQHCHPREISYLNTFVDEGQKEILEHPLCSSFLYIKWGKIRKYYIGRLIFCFSFVLFLTLYVLTALAHNCYNGSKNDNTTIPAQELCQKQSILGDMLRNNPFVMEMQWWVLVAITIVEIFRKLYGITGYSSFRHYVTQVENIMEWFVITSVFVISYIYTNKTYTFQNHIGAFAVLLGWTNLMLMIGQLPVFDVYVAMYTRVQGEFAKLFMAYSCMLIGFTISFCVIFPSSSSFANPFMGFITVLVMMIGEQDLSLLINDPEGKDPPFLLEVSAQITFVLFLLFVTIILMNLLVGIAVHDIQGLKKTAGLSKLVRQTKLISYIESALFNGYLPTWLRNLLHYTALVSPQAYRVVLCVKPLNPSEKRLPREILMKAYEVGKMRKHFGHTVSSKNSAENYLSYKNKYNNNNGATTGYVLPDADPDAGQFTTLTTKIDDNADRIEFLTQEIQELKQALISQQQQASKVIDKLLIVISNQQKQNLRK, translated from the exons ATGAAAttagaaattgaaaacagCTCACTGGCGAATTGGCATCATCCGTGGATATGGCTGCAAACGGT GTTCAAATCGATTCCACCCAACTTGATGGTGCGATGGCGGAACAACACTGACGCCATGATTGAAGCCCAGTATCCGACCGCTGGAGAATTCGAATACATGGAGTGTGGACCGTCGCCGCCGGCGGAGAGTGCGCCGAGCATGTACGACAGCTTCGAGGAACCGACCAGCGAGCTGAGCGTCCAGATATGCAACGATACGCTGCGGATCAGCCTAATCGACCAGATGAAGAGCGCAGCGGGCCGCGTCAAGCTCTTTGAGGACATCGAGCAGAGCAACGTGGTGGCCGAGGGCATACGAACGCACTTTGAGTCCGCCTCAAAGCTGGAGAAGAATCTCTGCTACCTGTGGGCCGCGTACCTGAAGCGCTGGGATCTGATCGAGAGTCTGCTGGAGGCGGGAGCCGACCTGCACTTCTGCGATCAAAATGGAATATCAGCCTTGCACCTGTGCGCCTTTAGTGGCTGTTTGGCCACCTTGGGCCTTCTGGTGGCCAAGGGCTTGAATGTTAATCTGCAGTCCAAATGCTACACGCCTCTGCACTGCGCAGCCTTTGGAAATGCTGCGGAGGCGGCAAAGTTACTGATCAACAATGGGGCGGACATATCCAAGGACACCAGCAAGCCGAACTGCGAGGAGAGCCTGCTGCACTGCGCAGTGCGATCCAACGCCCTGGAGTGTCTGCAGATCTTTATTGCCGAAGGCGCCGATGTCAACTCGCTCAAACCGAATGGCACCAATGCCATTCACCTGGCAGCTGATCTGGGCAATCTTCAGTGTCTGGAAGCCTTGCTGAATGCCCCCAATGCAGACGCCAATGTGCGTATCTGCATCCGTGAAAAGGAGTCCACCGCCTTGCATCTGGCAGCAGATGAGGGCAACGTGGAGTGTGTGGACTTACTCCTGGCCAAAGGTGCTGATGCCAAGCTGAAGAACCACCGAGGCTTCACACCGCTCCACCTAGCAGCTAGAACTTCCAGTCTGGATTGCGTTGAATCGTTGTTGAGGAATGGTAATGCCGACGCCAATGCCGAGGACTTCGATCACCGTACTCCACTTCACGCGGCGGTGGGAAAATCCGAGAACGCCTACGACATCATGGAGACTCTCATCCAGTGGGGTGCCAATGTCAACCATAAGGATATTTACGGGTTTACAGCTCTTCACCTGGCTGCGTTGGATGGGTTGGTACAGTGCGTCGAAATGCTAATATTTCACGGAGCGGATGTAACCACCAAATCGAAGAAAGGTACCTCCGCGTTGAACGTTATTACCCGGAAGACCCCGGCTTCGGTGGCTATGATCAGACAAAAACTGGACGCAGCCATAACGCTGCACCACTCGCAA GACCCCGTGAACCGTGAGGTGGAATTGGAGCTGGACTTCCGTCAGCTGCTGCAGCACTGTCATCCGCGCGAGATCAGCTACCTAAACACGTTCGTCGACGAGGGCCAGAAGGAGATCCTAGAACACCCGCTTTGCTCCTCGTTCCTGTACATCAAGTGGGGCAAGATCCGCAAGTACTATATTGGCAGGCTGATCTTCTGCTTCAGCTTTGTGCTCTTTCTCACTCTCTACGTGCTGACTGCTTTGGCCCACAACTGCTACAATGGTAGCAAGAACGACAACACGACTATTCCAGCGCAGGAGTTATGCCAGAAGCAATCCATCTTGGGAGACATGCTTAGGAACAACCCCTTTGTGATGGAGATGCAATGGTGGGTTCTGGTTGCAATCACCATAGTGGAGATATTTCGAAAGCTATATGGCATTACGGGCTACTCGTCATTTCGGCACTACGTAACGCAGGTGGAGAACATTATGGAGTGGTTCGTGATAACCAGCGTGTTTGTTATATCATATATCTACACGAACAAGACGTACACGTTTCAAAACCATATAGGCGCCTTCGCCGTGCTGCTTGGTTGGACCAATCTCATGTTGATGATAGGCCAGCTTCCAGTGTTCGATGTCTATGTGGCCATGTACACGAGAGTCCAAGGGGAATTCGCAAAGCTGTTTATGGCCTACTCCTGCATGCTGATTGGTTTCACCATCAGTTTCTGTGTTATCTTtccatcgtcgtcgtcgtttgCCAATCCGTTTATGGGTTTCATAACAGTGCTGGTGATGATGATTGGTGAACAGGATTTATCGCTCCTGATCAACGATCCGGAAGGCAAAGATCCACCTTTTCTGCTAGAAGTCAGCGCACAAATCACCTTCGTTCTGTTCCTGCTATTTGTGACCATCATTCTGATGAACCTCCTCGTAGGCATAGCAGTACACGATATCCAGGGATTGAAGAAGACGGCGGGACTATCAAAGCTAGTGCGACAAACGAAGCTAATCAGCTACATAGAGTCGGCGCTATTCAACGGCTACCTTCCGACATGGCTGCGGAACTTACTTCATTACACAGCTCTGGTCTCTCCCCAAGCCTATAGAGTGGTTTTATGTGTCAAGCCACTGAATCCCAGCGAGAAACGCTTGCCCAGAGAAATCCTGATGAAGGCTTATGAAGTGGGAAAGATGCGCAAGCATTTCGGTCATACTGTCTCCTCAAAAAACTCGGCCGAAAACTATTTGTCGTACAAGAACAAgtataacaacaataatggcGCCACGACCGGATATGTACTACCCGATGCGGACCCGGATGCCGGGCAATTCACCACACTAACCACAAAGATCGATGACAATGCTGATCGGATCGAGTTCCTCACCCAGGAGATCCAAGAGCTAAAGCAGGCACTCAtctcgcagcagcagcaagccAGCAAAGTGATCGACAAGCTGCTGATTGTGATCTCCAATCAGCAAAAGCAGAATCTGCGCAAATAG
- the LOC6535998 gene encoding transient receptor potential channel pyrexia isoform X3, producing the protein MLEKSTDLELRCSVPFERWRLCVYGSIKRFKSIPPNLMVRWRNNTDAMIEAQYPTAGEFEYMECGPSPPAESAPSMYDSFEEPTSELSVQICNDTLRISLIDQMKSAAGRVKLFEDIEQSNVVAEGIRTHFESASKLEKNLCYLWAAYLKRWDLIESLLEAGADLHFCDQNGISALHLCAFSGCLATLGLLVAKGLNVNLQSKCYTPLHCAAFGNAAEAAKLLINNGADISKDTSKPNCEESLLHCAVRSNALECLQIFIAEGADVNSLKPNGTNAIHLAADLGNLQCLEALLNAPNADANVRICIREKESTALHLAADEGNVECVDLLLAKGADAKLKNHRGFTPLHLAARTSSLDCVESLLRNGNADANAEDFDHRTPLHAAVGKSENAYDIMETLIQWGANVNHKDIYGFTALHLAALDGLVQCVEMLIFHGADVTTKSKKGTSALNVITRKTPASVAMIRQKLDAAITLHHSQDPVNREVELELDFRQLLQHCHPREISYLNTFVDEGQKEILEHPLCSSFLYIKWGKIRKYYIGRLIFCFSFVLFLTLYVLTALAHNCYNGSKNDNTTIPAQELCQKQSILGDMLRNNPFVMEMQWWVLVAITIVEIFRKLYGITGYSSFRHYVTQVENIMEWFVITSVFVISYIYTNKTYTFQNHIGAFAVLLGWTNLMLMIGQLPVFDVYVAMYTRVQGEFAKLFMAYSCMLIGFTISFCVIFPSSSSFANPFMGFITVLVMMIGEQDLSLLINDPEGKDPPFLLEVSAQITFVLFLLFVTIILMNLLVGIAVHDIQGLKKTAGLSKLVRQTKLISYIESALFNGYLPTWLRNLLHYTALVSPQAYRVVLCVKPLNPSEKRLPREILMKAYEVGKMRKHFGHTVSSKNSAENYLSYKNKYNNNNGATTGYVLPDADPDAGQFTTLTTKIDDNADRIEFLTQEIQELKQALISQQQQASKVIDKLLIVISNQQKQNLRK; encoded by the exons aTGCTCGAAAAGTCAACAGATCTTGAACTCCGTTGCTCAGTGCCATTTGAGCGATGGAGATTATGTGTGTACGGATCTATAAAAAG GTTCAAATCGATTCCACCCAACTTGATGGTGCGATGGCGGAACAACACTGACGCCATGATTGAAGCCCAGTATCCGACCGCTGGAGAATTCGAATACATGGAGTGTGGACCGTCGCCGCCGGCGGAGAGTGCGCCGAGCATGTACGACAGCTTCGAGGAACCGACCAGCGAGCTGAGCGTCCAGATATGCAACGATACGCTGCGGATCAGCCTAATCGACCAGATGAAGAGCGCAGCGGGCCGCGTCAAGCTCTTTGAGGACATCGAGCAGAGCAACGTGGTGGCCGAGGGCATACGAACGCACTTTGAGTCCGCCTCAAAGCTGGAGAAGAATCTCTGCTACCTGTGGGCCGCGTACCTGAAGCGCTGGGATCTGATCGAGAGTCTGCTGGAGGCGGGAGCCGACCTGCACTTCTGCGATCAAAATGGAATATCAGCCTTGCACCTGTGCGCCTTTAGTGGCTGTTTGGCCACCTTGGGCCTTCTGGTGGCCAAGGGCTTGAATGTTAATCTGCAGTCCAAATGCTACACGCCTCTGCACTGCGCAGCCTTTGGAAATGCTGCGGAGGCGGCAAAGTTACTGATCAACAATGGGGCGGACATATCCAAGGACACCAGCAAGCCGAACTGCGAGGAGAGCCTGCTGCACTGCGCAGTGCGATCCAACGCCCTGGAGTGTCTGCAGATCTTTATTGCCGAAGGCGCCGATGTCAACTCGCTCAAACCGAATGGCACCAATGCCATTCACCTGGCAGCTGATCTGGGCAATCTTCAGTGTCTGGAAGCCTTGCTGAATGCCCCCAATGCAGACGCCAATGTGCGTATCTGCATCCGTGAAAAGGAGTCCACCGCCTTGCATCTGGCAGCAGATGAGGGCAACGTGGAGTGTGTGGACTTACTCCTGGCCAAAGGTGCTGATGCCAAGCTGAAGAACCACCGAGGCTTCACACCGCTCCACCTAGCAGCTAGAACTTCCAGTCTGGATTGCGTTGAATCGTTGTTGAGGAATGGTAATGCCGACGCCAATGCCGAGGACTTCGATCACCGTACTCCACTTCACGCGGCGGTGGGAAAATCCGAGAACGCCTACGACATCATGGAGACTCTCATCCAGTGGGGTGCCAATGTCAACCATAAGGATATTTACGGGTTTACAGCTCTTCACCTGGCTGCGTTGGATGGGTTGGTACAGTGCGTCGAAATGCTAATATTTCACGGAGCGGATGTAACCACCAAATCGAAGAAAGGTACCTCCGCGTTGAACGTTATTACCCGGAAGACCCCGGCTTCGGTGGCTATGATCAGACAAAAACTGGACGCAGCCATAACGCTGCACCACTCGCAA GACCCCGTGAACCGTGAGGTGGAATTGGAGCTGGACTTCCGTCAGCTGCTGCAGCACTGTCATCCGCGCGAGATCAGCTACCTAAACACGTTCGTCGACGAGGGCCAGAAGGAGATCCTAGAACACCCGCTTTGCTCCTCGTTCCTGTACATCAAGTGGGGCAAGATCCGCAAGTACTATATTGGCAGGCTGATCTTCTGCTTCAGCTTTGTGCTCTTTCTCACTCTCTACGTGCTGACTGCTTTGGCCCACAACTGCTACAATGGTAGCAAGAACGACAACACGACTATTCCAGCGCAGGAGTTATGCCAGAAGCAATCCATCTTGGGAGACATGCTTAGGAACAACCCCTTTGTGATGGAGATGCAATGGTGGGTTCTGGTTGCAATCACCATAGTGGAGATATTTCGAAAGCTATATGGCATTACGGGCTACTCGTCATTTCGGCACTACGTAACGCAGGTGGAGAACATTATGGAGTGGTTCGTGATAACCAGCGTGTTTGTTATATCATATATCTACACGAACAAGACGTACACGTTTCAAAACCATATAGGCGCCTTCGCCGTGCTGCTTGGTTGGACCAATCTCATGTTGATGATAGGCCAGCTTCCAGTGTTCGATGTCTATGTGGCCATGTACACGAGAGTCCAAGGGGAATTCGCAAAGCTGTTTATGGCCTACTCCTGCATGCTGATTGGTTTCACCATCAGTTTCTGTGTTATCTTtccatcgtcgtcgtcgtttgCCAATCCGTTTATGGGTTTCATAACAGTGCTGGTGATGATGATTGGTGAACAGGATTTATCGCTCCTGATCAACGATCCGGAAGGCAAAGATCCACCTTTTCTGCTAGAAGTCAGCGCACAAATCACCTTCGTTCTGTTCCTGCTATTTGTGACCATCATTCTGATGAACCTCCTCGTAGGCATAGCAGTACACGATATCCAGGGATTGAAGAAGACGGCGGGACTATCAAAGCTAGTGCGACAAACGAAGCTAATCAGCTACATAGAGTCGGCGCTATTCAACGGCTACCTTCCGACATGGCTGCGGAACTTACTTCATTACACAGCTCTGGTCTCTCCCCAAGCCTATAGAGTGGTTTTATGTGTCAAGCCACTGAATCCCAGCGAGAAACGCTTGCCCAGAGAAATCCTGATGAAGGCTTATGAAGTGGGAAAGATGCGCAAGCATTTCGGTCATACTGTCTCCTCAAAAAACTCGGCCGAAAACTATTTGTCGTACAAGAACAAgtataacaacaataatggcGCCACGACCGGATATGTACTACCCGATGCGGACCCGGATGCCGGGCAATTCACCACACTAACCACAAAGATCGATGACAATGCTGATCGGATCGAGTTCCTCACCCAGGAGATCCAAGAGCTAAAGCAGGCACTCAtctcgcagcagcagcaagccAGCAAAGTGATCGACAAGCTGCTGATTGTGATCTCCAATCAGCAAAAGCAGAATCTGCGCAAATAG